GTGTCCAGCCCCGTGTATGGGGTGTGTCGGGAAGCTGGTGATGATGGCCCAACTACCGTCCAAAGAACCGTCCTTTCAGGGTGTCGATCTCACCCCGGATGACGAGCACGAAACTCGTCGCCTGGTCAACGCGTTTCGACGGGGAGATCAGCAGGCCTACGCCCGAATTGTCCAGCGCTACCGAAACCCGGTGACGTCGCTGGCATATCGTATGGTTCGGGATTATGATGAAGCCGCCGATATTGCCCAGGATGTTTTTGTCAAGATGGCGCGCAATATCGACCGCTACGATGATCACCGGAAGTTCTACACCTGGCTTTACCGCATCACGGTTAACGCGTCGATCGATCATATCCGCCGCAATCAGCGTCACCAGCACGAGTCGCTCGAAAGTTTCTCTGAGGTCGAGGAGCGACAGGAAACTGGGCCGGAGCTCACCTATCTCAGGGAGCGTCTGCGCACGGAGATTCGAAACGCGGCCGACAAGCTCAATGCCAAGCAGCGCTCGGCGTTCCTGCTTCGGGATATCGGCGAAAGAAAGGTTGACGACGTGGCCGGAATTATGGAAATGCCCGAAGCCACGGTCCGTTGGTATCTGCACCGGGCAAGGTCTCGAATCCGCAAGGAATTACTCCGGCGGTGCCCGCATCTGCTTTTCCTGCTGGGCATTCGTTAGCCCTCTCCTTTGCATTTGTTCTGACAGCCTGGGGCTATCTATATTCCGTCCGTGGCCAGTAACGAAAAACTAAATCTTAGCATCTCCGGGATGCACTGCGCCAGTTGTGTCGCCAGTATCGAAAAGGGACTGGCCGGGCTGGCAGGAGTTTCGGACTGTCGCGTGAACCTGGCGACTAGGTCGGCGGTGGTCACCTATGATCGAAACCACCTGGACGAAACCGCCATAATCGACCGAATCAAGAAACTCGGTTACGGCGCCCGCCCGGGGATACCTGACGTTCTCGCCGCCAATTTGGAGGAGGAGGCTTCCGCCCGCCTGAGGCTGCTGATCGCGGGTTTCTTGACTGTTCCACTTATGTTCGTCGCGATGCTCCCCATGTTGGGACGGCATTCGCTCTTTTCGCCTCTGGTCGATGGTCTAATCCAGGCCGCGCTCGCCGCCGCCATACTTGTCTGGCCCGGAAGGCCTATCCTCGGCGATGCCGCGCTCCAGCTTCGCCATCTGCGCCTGAACATGAACTCCCTGATCGCGATGGGGACCCTGACTGCTTTTGGCTGGAGTCTTTATGCCCTGTGGCAGCCCGGCGGGCATCGGCACGAGGACCTGTACTTCGAGTCAGCCGGCATGATCATAACCTTGATTCTGATGGGAAGATATCTTGAAGCTCGGGCCAAGCGGCGGGCGGGGAGAGCGATCGAAGAGCTGATCAAACTCCGTCCGGAGAAAGCCACTGCGTTAATCAACGACGTCACCCTGGAGATAGAAACAGCTGCGTTGCAACCCGGCATGATCCTGCTGGTGATACCCGGCGGCAAGGTGCCCGCCGACGGGGAAATCATCGAGGGCGAGCCGGTACTGGACGAATCGCTGCTGACCGGCGAGTCGCTGCCGGTCGAGAAGAAAGTTGGCGACACCGTGATCGGCGGATCGATCAACGGGAATACGTCGTTCAAAATGAGGGCGACCGCCACCGGCGAGGAGTGTTTTGTCGCCGGAGTCATTCGTCTGGTATCAGAGGCGCAGGCCCGCAAGGCGCCGGTGCAGAAACTCGCCGACCGGGTGGCGTCGGTGTTCGTGCCGATAGTCCTGGGGATTGCTCTGGTGACCGGCCTCCTCTGGTATCTGCTGGCGCCCGAAAGCGGGATGCTCGTGAGATCGGTGGTTGCGGTTTTGATAATCGCTTGCCCCTGCGCGCTTGGATTGGCGACTCCGGCGGCGGTGCTGGTCGGCACAGGGCGCGGCGCGCGCGAGGGTATAATAATCAAGGGGGGCGATATTCTCGAAGAACTGGCGTCGATAGACACCGTGACTTTCGATAAGACCGGCACGCTTACCCTGGGACATCTCGACGTGGTCACCGTCCGGACATTCGGCCAGGTGGCCGAGCAGAACCTGATCAGGATGGTTGGCTCCATAGAAGCAGAATCGGAGCATCCGGTGGCCAGGGCGGTGGTGCGCTTTATGAAACTCCGCCAGATTCAGCCGGTCGTGGTGCGCAAGGTAGAAGCGAAGCCCGGTTTCGGCATGGTGGGGGAGTGCGATGGGCGCACTTTGCTGATCGGCAGCCGCAATCTTCTCGAGCAGGAAGGGACAAACTTCGGCCCCAGCCTGCTTCAGGGCGAAAAAGAGATGGAAGCCGGTCGCACGGTGGTGTTTGTCGCACGCGACGGCCAGGTAATCGGCCTGCTCTCACTGGCGGACCAATCACGCAGCGACGCCCGTGAGGTGGTCGAACGACTCAAGGCGCGGATGGAGCGTGTCACGATGATATCGGGTGACAACCGCGCGACCGCATCGGGAGTGGCCCGCTCAC
This is a stretch of genomic DNA from Candidatus Zixiibacteriota bacterium. It encodes these proteins:
- a CDS encoding sigma-70 family RNA polymerase sigma factor; amino-acid sequence: MMAQLPSKEPSFQGVDLTPDDEHETRRLVNAFRRGDQQAYARIVQRYRNPVTSLAYRMVRDYDEAADIAQDVFVKMARNIDRYDDHRKFYTWLYRITVNASIDHIRRNQRHQHESLESFSEVEERQETGPELTYLRERLRTEIRNAADKLNAKQRSAFLLRDIGERKVDDVAGIMEMPEATVRWYLHRARSRIRKELLRRCPHLLFLLGIR
- a CDS encoding heavy metal translocating P-type ATPase encodes the protein MASNEKLNLSISGMHCASCVASIEKGLAGLAGVSDCRVNLATRSAVVTYDRNHLDETAIIDRIKKLGYGARPGIPDVLAANLEEEASARLRLLIAGFLTVPLMFVAMLPMLGRHSLFSPLVDGLIQAALAAAILVWPGRPILGDAALQLRHLRLNMNSLIAMGTLTAFGWSLYALWQPGGHRHEDLYFESAGMIITLILMGRYLEARAKRRAGRAIEELIKLRPEKATALINDVTLEIETAALQPGMILLVIPGGKVPADGEIIEGEPVLDESLLTGESLPVEKKVGDTVIGGSINGNTSFKMRATATGEECFVAGVIRLVSEAQARKAPVQKLADRVASVFVPIVLGIALVTGLLWYLLAPESGMLVRSVVAVLIIACPCALGLATPAAVLVGTGRGAREGIIIKGGDILEELASIDTVTFDKTGTLTLGHLDVVTVRTFGQVAEQNLIRMVGSIEAESEHPVARAVVRFMKLRQIQPVVVRKVEAKPGFGMVGECDGRTLLIGSRNLLEQEGTNFGPSLLQGEKEMEAGRTVVFVARDGQVIGLLSLADQSRSDAREVVERLKARMERVTMISGDNRATASGVARSLGLEHFEAEIRPEQKKVIVESYRRAGFRVAMIGDGINDAPALAAATIGVAIGTGTQVAIETADVVLVRPQLIGVVRMFELANLTMKTIRQNLFWAFFYNVIAIPIAAGLVYPATGLTLSPIIAALAMSLSSVFVVTNSLRLGRVAL